The following are from one region of the Fibrobacter sp. UWH6 genome:
- a CDS encoding cellulase family glycosylhydrolase, with protein sequence MTMASAKPGFFVQDRYLYSKDNEKTILRGVNHMFIWTDREGKTIPEIAKTGANCVRIVWNTRGRVSDLDNIIGLCIANGMIPIPEIHDTTGNWEKLPEALDYWLSEEMMQVIANHQQYLIINVGNEPGDEVVPAEDFFLAYNTIVTKMRAAGIRIPIMIDADMWGQSEKNLLEVGPRLLQADPEHNLLFSIHMWWPSELHNPETTGYATVEDRVRGVLKASVDKKLPLVVGEFAPVAVGGAKEIPYKLIMSEAERLDIGWLAWSWGPGNFDSPEMDMTIHGSVNTLVGWGKEICLDSPNGIQNTSIIPNFIQNKDYVTGSLSVGTNLIQNGEFSSEEALSGWVTDFWGGKAEVSVKDGAANFVIKKAGKESWNLQFKQRLSMRHGVTYVFSMRAKADKPRTLHVNIKKDSDEYTPYANGRILDLSTSWQNFSWKFTMKEESDPEALLIFDMGGVPTSWSLADISLVQARSVADRLNRSFQRNVQKNSGYFNSPNVPWELHLYSTKGELLEVLDRGKGGEGMRQYPKTERGGILVVKEVKLG encoded by the coding sequence ATGACTATGGCGTCTGCAAAACCGGGATTTTTTGTACAGGATCGCTACCTTTACAGCAAAGACAACGAAAAGACTATCTTACGTGGCGTAAACCACATGTTCATCTGGACTGATCGCGAAGGAAAGACCATTCCTGAAATCGCGAAGACCGGTGCCAATTGTGTGCGCATTGTCTGGAACACCCGTGGCCGAGTGAGTGATTTGGATAATATCATTGGTCTCTGCATTGCCAACGGTATGATTCCCATTCCCGAAATTCATGATACCACCGGTAACTGGGAAAAACTCCCCGAAGCTTTGGATTACTGGCTCAGCGAAGAAATGATGCAGGTGATCGCCAACCACCAGCAGTACCTGATTATCAATGTCGGTAATGAACCTGGTGATGAGGTTGTGCCTGCCGAAGACTTCTTCCTGGCGTACAACACCATCGTTACCAAGATGCGTGCTGCCGGTATCCGCATTCCCATCATGATTGATGCTGATATGTGGGGCCAGAGCGAAAAGAACTTGCTGGAAGTGGGGCCGAGGCTTTTACAGGCTGATCCTGAACATAATTTGCTTTTCTCGATCCATATGTGGTGGCCTTCGGAACTTCATAATCCAGAAACTACAGGGTATGCAACCGTCGAAGACCGCGTCCGTGGAGTCCTTAAGGCTTCTGTCGACAAGAAGTTGCCCTTGGTTGTGGGTGAATTTGCTCCTGTTGCCGTAGGTGGCGCCAAGGAGATTCCCTATAAGCTGATTATGTCGGAAGCGGAACGCCTGGACATTGGCTGGTTGGCATGGAGCTGGGGCCCCGGTAACTTCGATAGCCCCGAAATGGATATGACGATCCATGGTTCTGTAAATACCCTGGTTGGCTGGGGTAAGGAAATCTGTCTGGATAGCCCCAACGGTATCCAGAATACCAGCATTATTCCCAATTTTATCCAGAACAAGGATTATGTGACTGGCTCCCTTTCTGTGGGGACGAACTTGATCCAGAATGGTGAGTTTTCTTCTGAAGAGGCTTTGTCTGGCTGGGTGACGGACTTCTGGGGCGGTAAGGCCGAGGTTTCTGTAAAGGATGGTGCCGCAAACTTCGTAATCAAGAAGGCTGGCAAGGAATCCTGGAATCTGCAGTTCAAGCAGCGCCTGTCTATGCGTCATGGCGTTACCTATGTTTTTAGCATGCGAGCCAAGGCCGACAAGCCCCGTACTCTCCATGTGAATATCAAGAAGGACTCTGACGAATATACGCCCTATGCAAATGGACGTATTTTGGACTTGAGTACCAGCTGGCAGAACTTTAGCTGGAAGTTTACCATGAAGGAAGAGTCTGACCCCGAAGCACTGCTGATTTTCGATATGGGTGGCGTTCCCACTTCCTGGAGCCTTGCTGATATCAGCCTAGTTCAGGCTCGTAGCGTGGCGGATCGTCTAAATCGATCATTCCAGCGCAATGTGCAGAAAAATTCCGGCTATTTCAATTCTCCCAACGTTCCTTGGGAACTGCACCTGTACTCTACCAAGGGTGAACTTCTTGAAGTTCTGGACCGTGGCAAGGGTGGCGAAGGTATGCGTCAGTATCCTAAGACCGAACGAGGTGGCATCCTTGTGGTCAAGGAAGTTAAGCTCGGATAG
- a CDS encoding LamG-like jellyroll fold domain-containing protein: MFLIFLFSLVMLLCGCSPVETAGGVSEETNSVSGVLVAADGNFARNVVIHARHSAKSDQLFVDTTDENGAFGFSIKEYGEYVLSSHKAGQAIYETFVYSGSDLKMSSKMTTVKTIQGNLVLDGVSSPEDAKVGIPGTDWVSSVKPTGYFVLSNLPLGTYNLTVSSPDRERFDDAEYTLVLEGDSYWLNGPLPRGIVHSEPVDVSVNSKGVSYNGVSEITLPMIDVDYKIQYVWTMDSVLALPSDSGTGYYLLDDMGHETETVFLYEPEFTEGVDGKAIRFVASDYAAVDTSGFLDVDSLTELSIEGFFKFNNPEAFAVGEFQKNILSKRGDDYIEEMIGVSLISGKCGAVEPRLAFYSVNVNNPTCGYMAVSQRAVPAGEWIYVVLTWRRGIAKIYQNGVLTGRIDTGLRWMENISKPLYIGGDGLDFEMDDVRFGFKEISSAEVLYRYYKRLGGQL; encoded by the coding sequence ATGTTTTTGATTTTCTTATTTTCGCTTGTGATGCTCCTTTGCGGATGCAGCCCGGTTGAAACAGCCGGCGGTGTCAGTGAAGAAACCAATTCCGTTTCTGGAGTCCTCGTCGCCGCTGATGGAAATTTTGCAAGAAATGTCGTTATTCACGCCCGTCACAGTGCTAAGTCTGACCAGCTGTTTGTTGATACGACTGATGAAAATGGTGCTTTTGGCTTTAGCATCAAGGAATATGGAGAGTACGTCCTGTCTTCTCATAAGGCTGGACAGGCCATATACGAGACTTTTGTGTACTCCGGTTCGGATCTGAAAATGAGTTCCAAGATGACCACGGTCAAGACGATTCAGGGCAATCTGGTTTTGGATGGTGTTTCCAGTCCGGAGGACGCCAAGGTCGGAATTCCGGGCACGGATTGGGTTTCTTCTGTGAAGCCTACCGGGTACTTTGTCTTGAGCAATCTGCCGTTGGGAACCTATAATTTGACCGTTTCTTCGCCGGATCGTGAACGCTTTGATGATGCGGAATACACCCTTGTGCTGGAAGGTGATTCCTACTGGCTGAACGGTCCGCTCCCCAGGGGTATCGTTCACTCCGAGCCGGTTGATGTGTCCGTAAATTCTAAAGGCGTGTCTTATAATGGCGTTTCTGAAATTACGCTCCCCATGATCGATGTGGACTATAAGATTCAGTATGTGTGGACTATGGATTCTGTGCTTGCGTTGCCTTCTGATTCCGGAACCGGCTACTACCTTCTGGATGATATGGGGCACGAGACCGAGACGGTCTTCCTGTATGAGCCTGAATTTACCGAAGGTGTCGATGGCAAGGCAATCCGCTTCGTGGCTTCTGATTATGCTGCTGTAGATACCAGCGGCTTCCTGGATGTGGATTCCCTGACGGAACTGTCTATTGAAGGCTTCTTCAAGTTCAACAATCCTGAGGCTTTTGCGGTAGGTGAGTTCCAGAAGAATATCTTGAGCAAGCGGGGCGACGATTACATTGAAGAAATGATCGGTGTTTCCCTAATTAGCGGAAAATGCGGTGCAGTTGAGCCTAGGCTGGCGTTCTACTCGGTGAATGTCAATAATCCCACCTGCGGGTACATGGCGGTCTCTCAGCGTGCTGTGCCGGCTGGCGAATGGATTTATGTGGTGCTCACCTGGAGGCGAGGCATTGCGAAGATTTATCAGAATGGGGTGTTGACGGGTCGTATTGACACGGGCCTCCGTTGGATGGAAAACATTTCCAAGCCGCTCTATATTGGCGGTGACGGGCTGGACTTCGAAATGGATGATGTACGTTTTGGGTTTAAGGAAATATCATCTGCAGAAGTACTTTACAGGTATTATAAAAGGTTAGGAGGACAATTATGA
- a CDS encoding putative DNA modification/repair radical SAM protein, which produces MDVREKLNILADAAKYDVSCSSSGSNRNTPKGGMGNACQAGICHTWAADGRCISLLKVLMSNACKYDCAYCVNRRSNDIPRATFTPKELIDLTLEFYKRNYIEGLFLSSAVVGSPDATMEMLIKVAKELRTVHRFGGYIHLKSIPGASEALLHEAGLYADRSSVNIEIPSDKALQYLAPEKNHASVYRPMNYLAERKLEYNPGKGVSRYSPKFLPAGQTTQMIVGASGETDFQILTLSNGFYMQQQMKRVYFSGYVPINADKRLPVITTKPPLVREHRLYQADWLMRFYKFQYNEILDEAHPNLDLDLDPKVAWALRHPEMFPIDIQTADYEMLLRVPGIGVKSANLIANGRRFCKIRLEQLKKMGVVMKRAKYFIYHPDTPASLRRLYPEMVRPLLVGPSQPLQLNMFDALDSRPAMLPAHA; this is translated from the coding sequence ATGGACGTAAGGGAAAAGTTGAACATTTTGGCGGATGCGGCGAAATACGATGTTTCGTGTTCGTCTAGCGGTTCCAATAGGAACACTCCCAAGGGCGGGATGGGGAATGCCTGCCAGGCGGGTATTTGCCATACATGGGCGGCGGACGGCCGTTGCATTTCCCTTTTGAAGGTGTTAATGAGTAATGCCTGCAAGTATGATTGCGCCTATTGCGTCAACCGTCGTTCCAATGATATTCCCAGGGCGACTTTTACGCCTAAGGAATTGATCGACCTGACGCTGGAATTCTACAAACGTAACTATATCGAGGGCTTGTTCCTCAGTTCCGCCGTGGTGGGGAGTCCTGACGCTACCATGGAAATGCTCATCAAGGTGGCAAAGGAACTGAGGACTGTCCATCGTTTTGGCGGTTACATCCATCTAAAATCCATCCCGGGGGCTTCCGAAGCGTTACTGCACGAAGCGGGACTCTATGCTGACCGAAGTAGCGTGAATATTGAGATTCCGTCGGATAAGGCCCTGCAGTACCTGGCGCCCGAAAAGAATCATGCGTCGGTGTATCGCCCCATGAACTATCTGGCAGAGCGCAAACTGGAATACAATCCAGGGAAGGGCGTGTCCCGTTATAGCCCGAAGTTCCTGCCTGCGGGGCAGACGACCCAGATGATTGTGGGGGCGTCTGGCGAAACGGATTTTCAGATACTGACTTTGTCTAACGGTTTCTATATGCAACAGCAGATGAAACGCGTTTATTTTTCGGGCTACGTTCCTATCAATGCCGATAAGAGGTTGCCCGTTATAACCACCAAGCCGCCTCTGGTCCGTGAACATCGTCTGTACCAGGCTGACTGGCTTATGCGTTTCTACAAGTTTCAGTATAACGAGATTCTCGATGAGGCCCATCCCAATCTTGATCTGGACCTTGATCCGAAGGTGGCCTGGGCCTTGCGACATCCGGAAATGTTCCCTATCGACATTCAGACTGCGGACTACGAAATGCTTTTGCGGGTGCCGGGTATCGGAGTTAAATCCGCAAACCTTATTGCCAATGGCCGGAGGTTCTGTAAAATCCGTCTGGAACAGCTGAAGAAGATGGGGGTGGTCATGAAGCGGGCCAAGTACTTCATCTACCATCCGGATACGCCTGCCAGTTTACGCCGGCTTTACCCTGAGATGGTGCGCCCGTTGTTGGTGGGGCCGTCGCAGCCTCTGCAATTGAATATGTTCGACGCCCTGGACTCTAGGCCAGCGATGCTGCCAGCTCATGCGTAA
- a CDS encoding family 16 glycosylhydrolase, with the protein MNLKKSLSLLAMAAAAVSAQTNDRDYSGAELYTRDTYEYGRFEARMQMAAGSGTVSSMFLYHNDSYIGCDEPWVEVDIEILGKNPNEFQSNIITGYGPADGCADRKQYSEKLHPMSPAVNTAFHTYVMEWTPDYVAWIIDGVEVRRTKAGELNSKGADQVVDLKKKPQGLRFNLWSHTDAGWVGPWDDSILPVYQFINWVKVYKYTPGQGENGSDFTLDWVDNFDSFDSSRWLKGNWTFDGNRVYISSKNIYAQDGMMILALTKKGQESFNGVVPQDTEPSPVTSSASQDPSSSASANPASSASEDPSSIKKLTPAAKLQNSRGTFNAKGEMVNKANAARYRVDFKL; encoded by the coding sequence ATGAACCTGAAAAAATCTCTCTCTCTCTTGGCAATGGCTGCAGCAGCCGTTTCCGCACAAACCAACGACAGGGACTACTCTGGCGCCGAACTTTACACTAGGGACACCTACGAATACGGTCGTTTCGAAGCCCGTATGCAGATGGCAGCCGGTTCCGGCACCGTCAGTTCCATGTTCCTCTACCACAACGATTCTTACATTGGCTGCGACGAACCCTGGGTCGAAGTGGATATCGAAATTCTGGGCAAGAACCCCAATGAATTCCAGTCCAACATCATTACCGGTTACGGTCCTGCCGATGGCTGCGCCGACAGAAAGCAGTACAGCGAAAAGCTTCATCCCATGAGCCCCGCCGTGAACACCGCCTTCCATACCTACGTCATGGAATGGACTCCGGACTACGTGGCCTGGATTATTGATGGTGTTGAAGTCCGCAGAACCAAGGCTGGCGAACTGAACAGCAAGGGTGCAGATCAGGTCGTAGACCTGAAGAAGAAGCCCCAGGGTCTCCGTTTCAACCTCTGGTCCCATACCGATGCAGGTTGGGTTGGCCCGTGGGACGATTCCATCCTCCCCGTTTACCAGTTCATCAACTGGGTCAAGGTTTACAAGTACACTCCGGGTCAGGGCGAAAACGGTTCCGACTTCACTCTGGACTGGGTTGATAACTTCGATTCTTTCGACTCTTCCCGCTGGCTCAAGGGTAACTGGACCTTTGACGGCAACCGAGTCTACATCAGCTCCAAGAACATTTACGCACAGGACGGCATGATGATCCTCGCCCTCACCAAGAAGGGTCAGGAAAGCTTCAACGGCGTGGTTCCCCAGGATACAGAACCCAGCCCCGTTACAAGCTCTGCAAGCCAGGATCCTTCCTCTAGCGCTTCCGCCAATCCGGCTTCTAGCGCTTCTGAAGATCCGTCTTCCATCAAGAAGCTCACTCCTGCAGCAAAGCTCCAGAATTCTCGCGGCACCTTCAACGCCAAGGGCGAAATGGTGAACAAGGCTAACGCAGCCCGCTACCGCGTAGACTTCAAGCTCTAA
- a CDS encoding LamG-like jellyroll fold domain-containing protein — protein MKKFLVPVAAALSLMACSDVNDSIANNSHPSQTSVATPSALWKQLETDGVSEYFESNGVLHTGETSIQTNLNCKNSLHIDEYTLLLDEMEGIYREGTLVDGVCGKGVALASGEVAPLTINMVDEMSKGTIEFWFKPAEDFFNLDRTLLGNDEARIHFFVMNNLLVFQKNHADKHYYVMGPAKFKKGWNKIAGQWGDGYLSVWMNDELVAKIAHTEGYKPSNRGKPFGNLLVAGYKSSCCMEGPGMYSPLTTSGAYDQIRISIIPRYKNEGSIEDKDEEISSSSEEVIIEESSSSEEVIVEDSSSSEEVIIEESSSSEDVIVEESSSSENSDDDIIFFEDFDSGKNYGVTLIDGESGMAASLEYGQKIVLAALDEKIPRGTFEFSFKPGEQFESMYKAALVGTDESRMTILKVNDQLVFYKNLPDSYIKVSGKYTFKEGWNKIAAQWDGTSISLYVNGELIGETATTTVYTPSTRGTYYAAYGNSILVGYKSYCCTSDGEGSAYTSGSFDNILVTSKLLY, from the coding sequence ATGAAGAAGTTCCTAGTACCGGTCGCCGCAGCATTGAGCCTTATGGCCTGCTCCGACGTAAACGATTCTATCGCCAACAATAGTCACCCCAGCCAAACATCCGTCGCAACCCCCAGCGCCCTCTGGAAGCAGTTGGAAACGGATGGTGTCAGCGAATATTTCGAAAGCAATGGTGTACTCCATACCGGTGAAACATCCATCCAGACTAATTTAAATTGCAAGAACAGCCTCCACATCGACGAATACACTCTGCTTCTCGATGAAATGGAAGGCATTTATAGAGAAGGAACCCTTGTAGACGGCGTCTGCGGCAAGGGCGTCGCCCTCGCATCCGGTGAAGTCGCTCCCCTCACCATTAACATGGTCGACGAAATGTCCAAGGGCACCATCGAATTCTGGTTCAAGCCAGCAGAAGATTTCTTCAACCTGGACAGAACCCTCCTGGGTAACGACGAAGCACGCATCCACTTCTTCGTCATGAACAACCTGCTCGTATTCCAGAAAAATCACGCCGACAAGCATTATTACGTCATGGGTCCCGCCAAATTCAAGAAAGGCTGGAACAAGATCGCCGGCCAGTGGGGTGACGGCTACCTGAGCGTCTGGATGAACGACGAGCTGGTGGCAAAGATTGCCCATACAGAAGGCTACAAGCCCTCTAACCGCGGTAAGCCTTTCGGCAACTTGCTAGTCGCCGGTTACAAGAGTTCCTGCTGCATGGAAGGACCCGGTATGTATAGCCCCCTGACAACCAGTGGCGCATACGACCAGATTCGCATTTCCATCATCCCCCGCTACAAGAACGAAGGTTCCATAGAAGACAAGGATGAAGAAATTTCCTCCAGCAGCGAAGAAGTGATTATCGAAGAATCTTCCAGCAGCGAAGAAGTGATCGTCGAGGATTCCTCTAGCAGTGAAGAAGTGATCATCGAGGAATCCTCCAGCAGTGAAGATGTAATCGTCGAAGAATCCTCCAGCAGCGAAAATTCCGATGACGACATCATCTTCTTTGAAGACTTCGACAGCGGAAAGAACTACGGAGTCACACTCATTGATGGCGAAAGCGGTATGGCAGCAAGCCTGGAATACGGGCAAAAAATCGTATTGGCGGCCTTAGACGAAAAAATTCCCCGGGGTACTTTTGAATTTTCATTCAAGCCCGGCGAACAGTTCGAATCCATGTACAAGGCAGCCCTGGTCGGAACCGACGAAAGCCGAATGACCATCCTGAAAGTCAACGATCAGTTGGTATTCTACAAGAATTTGCCTGACAGCTATATCAAGGTTAGCGGTAAGTACACCTTCAAGGAAGGCTGGAACAAGATCGCCGCCCAGTGGGACGGCACCTCCATTTCCCTGTATGTCAATGGGGAACTGATTGGCGAAACCGCCACCACCACGGTCTACACACCCTCTACAAGAGGAACATACTATGCCGCCTATGGCAATTCAATCCTGGTGGGCTATAAGAGTTACTGCTGTACTTCTGACGGAGAAGGCAGTGCCTACACTTCTGGAAGTTTCGACAACATCCTCGTAACCTCCAAGTTGCTCTACTAA
- a CDS encoding TIGR02147 family protein — MKQVLEYVSYRDYLRDYYQERKARSGFTWRDFAKAAGYSSPVFLKLVCDGKANLSDVGTERVAAAIGLAGVELQYFRLMVNFDQTKDSLIKRSLYNSMRALAKDNSMEVMGEEAYVYYEDWLNPVLREMAPRMHGASPTKMAGQCVFPADAQSVKQSLDLLVKTGLLQKDEKGEYQKSSKSVTTGIRDGESMAIREMHRQMGDLAVKSLDQVSMDERDVSGMTIGISKEGFFRIKNEIADFRRRIAAIVMEDDDDDRIYRLNLQLFPLTKPAK; from the coding sequence ATGAAACAGGTCTTGGAATACGTCAGCTATCGCGATTATCTGCGCGATTATTACCAGGAACGCAAGGCGCGTTCTGGTTTTACCTGGCGTGACTTTGCTAAGGCTGCCGGATATTCGTCGCCCGTGTTCCTTAAGTTGGTGTGCGACGGTAAAGCTAACCTTAGTGATGTGGGGACGGAACGAGTTGCTGCCGCTATCGGCCTTGCCGGTGTCGAACTGCAGTACTTCCGTCTGATGGTCAATTTTGACCAGACCAAGGATTCTCTGATCAAACGTAGTCTTTATAACTCCATGCGTGCCCTCGCAAAGGACAACTCCATGGAAGTTATGGGGGAGGAGGCTTACGTTTACTACGAAGACTGGCTGAATCCGGTCCTTCGTGAGATGGCACCCAGGATGCACGGCGCTTCCCCCACCAAGATGGCGGGACAGTGCGTGTTTCCTGCGGATGCCCAGAGTGTGAAGCAGTCCCTGGATCTTCTTGTGAAGACCGGTTTGCTCCAGAAAGATGAAAAAGGTGAGTATCAGAAGTCGTCGAAGTCCGTTACCACGGGAATCCGTGACGGGGAAAGCATGGCGATCCGAGAAATGCATCGTCAAATGGGCGATCTTGCTGTAAAGTCCCTGGATCAGGTTTCGATGGACGAACGAGATGTGTCTGGCATGACAATCGGTATATCCAAGGAAGGCTTTTTCCGTATCAAGAATGAAATTGCCGATTTCCGTAGACGCATCGCCGCCATTGTCATGGAAGATGACGATGATGATCGAATCTACCGCCTTAACTTGCAGTTGTTTCCGCTTACGAAGCCTGCTAAATAG
- a CDS encoding LuxR C-terminal-related transcriptional regulator yields the protein MTNRQLEVLDLLRKGLTNAEICRALNISENTVKIHLANIYKTLEVSNRTEAVAAVAETAENWVNSDEVRIRVIHDSDIKDHPLVYELFHGIVENFQEYRLFLINTGLSDEIVQDSTYQIKISASQDGNQAFISLLQGNNKAIIWSQNLKLDDASAIDLYADQYSIVLFRNMIISAAKVLEQNSNASPAWWYATSYSIIKSENRSRDCFEKCMSMLQSLTVEGDIRNYVLCSQASIYYLGISENWVNGEEFVKKIGELACDTMRNNPSSAYSMFTMALYNILLGKKNEAIVYFEGILLSNPLNVMCRRLLVQLYMLMGREEDALKQLDEIARLVPNGMDQPFQFVAKAMIYFLQGNYDFCEKVSRQVLMFHPEIPFARLFVIACNNKKGNLDEVKKQVKIFYEYHPNFTRNDLERFIGGVSPNLKQILLEAIQNIFD from the coding sequence TTGACTAACCGGCAGCTCGAAGTTCTCGACCTGCTGCGCAAGGGGTTGACAAACGCCGAGATTTGTCGTGCCTTGAATATTTCAGAAAACACCGTCAAAATCCACCTGGCCAACATCTACAAGACGCTAGAAGTTTCAAACCGTACGGAAGCAGTAGCCGCAGTCGCAGAAACGGCCGAAAACTGGGTTAATTCCGATGAAGTCCGCATTCGCGTCATCCACGACAGCGACATAAAGGACCATCCCCTTGTCTATGAACTGTTCCACGGCATCGTAGAAAACTTCCAGGAATACCGCCTGTTCCTAATCAATACCGGATTGTCAGACGAAATTGTACAGGATTCAACCTATCAAATTAAAATTTCGGCTTCCCAAGACGGCAACCAGGCATTTATTTCACTGCTCCAGGGCAACAACAAGGCTATAATCTGGTCACAGAACCTTAAACTGGATGACGCAAGCGCAATTGATCTTTACGCAGACCAGTATTCAATCGTGCTGTTCCGCAACATGATCATTTCTGCAGCCAAGGTTCTCGAACAAAACTCCAATGCCTCCCCCGCCTGGTGGTACGCCACGTCATACTCCATCATAAAGAGTGAAAACCGCAGCAGGGACTGTTTCGAAAAGTGCATGTCGATGCTTCAGTCCCTCACGGTGGAAGGAGACATCAGAAACTACGTCCTGTGCAGTCAGGCATCAATCTACTACCTGGGAATTTCCGAAAACTGGGTAAACGGAGAGGAATTCGTCAAGAAAATTGGGGAACTGGCTTGCGATACCATGCGCAACAACCCCTCATCGGCCTATTCCATGTTCACCATGGCCCTTTACAATATCCTGTTGGGCAAGAAGAACGAAGCTATCGTCTACTTCGAGGGCATCCTGCTGTCCAACCCGCTGAACGTCATGTGCCGCCGCCTGCTGGTCCAGCTGTATATGCTCATGGGCCGCGAAGAAGACGCCTTAAAGCAGCTTGATGAAATTGCCCGCCTTGTCCCCAACGGTATGGACCAGCCATTCCAATTCGTAGCCAAGGCCATGATCTATTTCCTCCAGGGGAATTACGATTTCTGCGAAAAAGTTTCTAGGCAAGTACTGATGTTCCACCCCGAAATCCCCTTTGCAAGGCTTTTTGTAATTGCCTGCAACAACAAGAAGGGGAATTTGGACGAAGTAAAGAAACAGGTGAAGATATTCTACGAATACCATCCAAACTTTACAAGAAATGACTTGGAGCGTTTTATCGGAGGAGTATCTCCCAACCTCAAGCAGATTCTCCTAGAGGCGATCCAAAACATTTTTGACTAA
- a CDS encoding PAS domain-containing protein produces the protein MIDERKGSVEQAYFEANRHGRLIKANKRFCRMFGFEEGEIEWHYVTDLCRNAKDWENYVNSQMQPSTVLRMKNRKGRSFCCKLFTHLRQDGDGELRYDVSVHRVSATSPVVAAPAAFVESRVFLARCAHCGSQIRVESANEVRFRRVCDQCAAREYPEAYAIRCAQV, from the coding sequence ATGATTGACGAAAGAAAAGGTTCGGTGGAGCAGGCCTATTTCGAGGCCAATCGTCATGGCAGGCTCATCAAGGCCAACAAGCGCTTTTGCCGCATGTTTGGCTTTGAAGAGGGCGAAATCGAATGGCATTACGTAACGGATCTGTGCCGCAATGCCAAAGACTGGGAAAACTATGTCAATTCCCAGATGCAGCCCAGCACTGTCTTGCGCATGAAAAACCGTAAGGGGCGCAGCTTCTGCTGCAAACTCTTTACTCATCTGCGCCAGGATGGTGACGGTGAACTGCGATACGATGTTTCTGTCCATCGTGTTTCTGCGACTTCGCCCGTGGTTGCTGCCCCTGCCGCCTTTGTTGAAAGTCGTGTGTTCCTTGCTAGATGTGCTCACTGCGGTAGTCAGATCCGCGTGGAGTCTGCTAACGAGGTTCGTTTCCGTCGAGTATGCGACCAGTGCGCTGCTCGCGAATATCCAGAAGCTTACGCAATCCGCTGTGCCCAGGTGTGA
- a CDS encoding TIGR03915 family putative DNA repair protein codes for MSLNISYDSTFDGFLSVVFEIYRQRLVVGNITPDRRAGEDADLFMQPFWVETSEDSARRLKRAIVNAASEDVLWMLDVVFRSEVEGVEMQMLSYLRKLFAGLDPNYGKNIASAEMLPLYKIAQAVRREIGDMRGMVRFSKTDDGCYFAEIEPKYDIVTLLTDHFLRRFVNERWAIYDSRRNYGVYYDGRSPQEVTIPNLKALKAGLPPDAITQLWKDYYNAISIKERENPRLLRRCLPVHYWKHMPERDFANQLSAHSPPQVSLPSNVAKANSLARLASF; via the coding sequence ATGTCTCTTAATATTTCTTACGATTCGACTTTTGATGGATTCCTTAGTGTTGTGTTCGAAATCTACCGCCAGCGCCTGGTGGTGGGGAACATTACGCCTGACCGTAGGGCGGGGGAGGATGCGGACTTGTTTATGCAGCCTTTCTGGGTGGAAACGTCCGAAGATTCTGCCCGACGTCTGAAACGGGCCATTGTGAATGCCGCCAGCGAAGATGTGCTGTGGATGTTGGATGTGGTGTTCCGTTCCGAGGTGGAGGGCGTTGAAATGCAGATGCTCTCCTACCTGCGTAAGCTGTTTGCGGGCCTTGATCCGAATTATGGTAAGAATATTGCGTCGGCTGAAATGCTCCCGCTGTACAAGATTGCCCAGGCCGTCCGCCGAGAAATCGGCGACATGCGCGGCATGGTCCGTTTTTCTAAAACGGACGACGGCTGTTACTTTGCGGAAATTGAGCCGAAGTACGATATCGTGACGTTGTTGACGGACCATTTTCTGCGGCGTTTTGTGAACGAGCGCTGGGCAATTTACGATTCAAGGCGAAATTATGGTGTCTATTACGATGGGCGTTCTCCTCAGGAGGTTACCATTCCCAATTTGAAGGCCCTGAAGGCGGGCTTGCCGCCTGATGCCATAACCCAATTGTGGAAGGACTATTATAACGCCATATCTATCAAGGAACGCGAGAATCCGCGGTTGTTGCGGCGGTGCCTACCGGTGCATTATTGGAAGCATATGCCCGAAAGGGATTTTGCCAATCAACTTTCGGCTCATTCTCCACCGCAGGTTTCGTTGCCGTCGAACGTGGCCAAGGCGAATTCCCTGGCGCGTCTGGCTAGTTTTTGA